The DNA sequence AGTGCTGAGTTGATTGAGGTACTGACATTGTGTTGAGGATTGTCTTCCATGCTGCCGTGGACCTTGGCGCCCCCACAGGATACCAAATGAACAATGAACGGTAGGTATGGTATCATGGAATTTGATTTGATCAAGACTTGCGAAGTAATTGCATCATTCTAAAGAGTGAGTTTTGTTGGTGACTCCTCCCGAAGTCTCAGCTGTATGAGGTCAACCGCCCTTGCGACCCATGCATCATCGTCGGTCTTCTGTTACTCCTAGGTATCGAAAAGATTATCGAGAGGGTGTGTGTGCACACCTTAATGCTTAAATGGGACATTAAAGACGGCATCTCACTCATGTAACCGATACTGGCGACCTGGTGGAAGGAATACTAGAAGAGGGGGCCTTTCACCGCCGCATCGCGTCCTCGTGTGAGGAAGCGAGCAGTACTCGATACAAAACAATGAGTTTGATATGCACACGCCTAAGCGGGGCTTGCTCGCATGTTTGTTCTTTGTTCATGAAAAACCTGCATATAGATGATATGTGACATGCCGACCCACACCGATCGAGGAAACCATCAGTCAATATTGACAAACTTCGACAATCGCTCAAAAGAGTTACGAGTCAGTTCTAGACTGATCTAACAGTCTAATTGACTGCAAAAGGTTTGTCATACTAGATAAACACCACGGATCAAAGGCCAGCTCCCACACCCTAGTGGAGCGTACACTGCGTTTGTCCCCAACAGCTGCATGCCAGATTGGGAAGCAAAGTGATGTATTCCAAACATGTAATGCCTGGGAAATTGTCTTTGATGATCTAGTATCAATGCACACAAACCGGCGCACGAAGTCGCCATTCCCTTGTCAATGTAGGCTCGCTAACCGGATGCTATGGTGAGCGCCTCGCCCTCTGCCTTGGGGTAGGATCGCAGAACTCACGTCTTTGGTCTAACAATTAAGCTTACTCCCGTTACAAGGCAAAGATAACGCCTAGTCCAAAGCCACACGTCCCATCTCTTTCTATCGTCTTACGTTATTTAAAGGACAACAAGGTCACAAGGCCGACTCTCGACTCTCCCGTGTTGGCCTCAAGCTATCGAGctgttggccaagaagaaaTTTTCTTGGTTAAGAACAGTCTGGACGTGTCGGCGTCAGCAATAACCGAAGGTCTCGCCGCTTTGATCCCGACAATCCGAACCCATGAGGTCGGGACGTCGCTCGTGGTTGGACTCCGGGGGCTTGGCATCTGCAGCTGAGCCCTGCCAAGATCGATAGACCAATCCAACGTGGCGAGTTCCCGGGGATAACGTTCTCCCTTGCGTGAAAACTTCGCGGGGACATTGTAAAGCCTTGACTACTGTCCCATATTTTCCTAGCACTAACTTAGCTGGGGTTGTCACGATATCACTGTCGGATATAGTTACCCGAGGCTCAAGATGGCTTACGATGCGAAATAACCAGTGCAATCACACTTGTCAGTAGAAACACTGAGCACCTTGAGCAACTGACTCGAACCCAGCCTCGCGGTAATGCAGCAGATCGCTTACACGCAGCCAAGACGATAATCGAATGCTCGGACACACGTGGTTAAACCCAAAGACTCTGACGGGGTAAGTGAGCCAACGTCTTCTTGGCGGTGGCTTGTCAAGATAAAGCTATTGACTGCTAGGCTGCCAAGACTAACCATCTTCCCCAGCAAACAGCAGTGGCGATCATCATTTCTCTGCTGATCCCTCGCTTCCCCCGGATTCTCAGAGGTTGAAGCTGAGAGGAGAGAGGTGAGCCTGGAGAGCATCTGGATCGGACTACTGAATGGGTGCTTCAATAGCTTAAGTCTCACCTGGTCCAGGCAAGCCATTGTTTTCAGCTTTGCTTCGGCTTGCCCTGGGTCGAGAGCGAGGTAAGGAAGAGACGTTGATGAATTTTCAAATGGAAGACGGGTATAAGAacccagcttggccagctctTCAAACAGTCCAGCAATCACTTCACAGCATCGCAAAAGCCTCAAGACTCAGAGCACGTTCTCTACATCACACTTTTGAAAATACTTCCTCTTTTCGAAACTTCAGCATCATGTACTCCCTCACTGTTCTCACTGCCATCGTTGCGGCCCTCTCTGGTGCTAATGCCATTCCCCTGAGCTGCGACACCACCCCCATCACCCCCCTCGACCCCTCCTGCACCGTCCACGAGATCCCTGGCACAGCCATCTGCGGTGCTAAGGGCAACAAGGGCAACAAGAACCTTGGTTGGTACACTGGCAACAAGCTCTGGTCCAACGTCGACGCCTGTATCAAGGCCTGCGTCGCAGATCACCCCAAGTGCAAGTCCATTAGCTGGGACCCTAAGCAGAAGATCTGTGGCATGTACACCCACACCGTCGAGtccttcaagctcgagggaGTTTCGGATGTTACCTACTACGACACGGCCTGTGGCTTTGCCGAGTCTGTCGACGCCGTCTGCGGCCGCACCGGCGTTGTCGGCGCTGATGATCTGCAGCCTTACGGAAACAAGGTCgttgaggacgacgacacTTGTCTTGCCTTCTGCAAGAGCGACAGCAACTGCAAGGCTGTCCGGTTCAACACTAACGGAAAGCGGTGCTACAAGTATGCCCAGCCCGTCAATGCTATTGGTGTCAAGTTCAAGCCGGACGTCCGCAACGTCTTTTACGACATCCGTTGCGTCGAGTGTCCCACCGTTGTTGTGGAGTATTAGAGGGATTTGGTTGGGGCTGAGGGCGAAATCGTGACGGGATAGTGTTGTTTGTCCCTCCTTATGATTTTACGAAGAGATGCTTGGACTGGGCTCTGTATATGAGATTTTTCCTCTCTAGATATGTTCTTGACTCTCGAGGTAGGCAAGTAACTTTCAGATCAGCTTAGAAGTGTGCCATGCTGCTTGAAAGAAATGGGCAATTAGAGAAGGACGATGAGTAAAAAAGGATATCACTGATGCTTGATTATACGCATACCGTGtgtttctctcttctctaAGAATACTATGCTTGCATTTAGTCTCATTCCCGCTCGTACCAACGCTCAGTAGTTGTGAGGGTCAATGTGGTGGTAACCTCGGGCCACTGAGGTAGAAAGATGTCCTGGATATTTATGTCAGTTTGACTGACGCGCCGACCTGGCGCACACTAGAACATGTCTTGCTGGCTGATGCCCTCGCTTTCATTTCCCTTGCCCTGGCTTTCATCTTCAGACTTCATAAACGAAGCCTTTGCCAAGGACTCTGCCTGAAGCTTCCAGATCTTGCGTCCCATGGCTATAAACTCCTCCCCAAACTCATTCAAAGCTGCCTGAGCGTCTTGGCTGCTCACCCGTAGAACGCTTGAATACTCCTCGTCTGTGCCAACTGTAGCAGCCTTGTACTTTTTCTTCCA is a window from the Fusarium keratoplasticum isolate Fu6.1 chromosome 5, whole genome shotgun sequence genome containing:
- a CDS encoding Apple domain-containing protein; this encodes MYSLTVLTAIVAALSGANAIPLSCDTTPITPLDPSCTVHEIPGTAICGAKGNKGNKNLGWYTGNKLWSNVDACIKACVADHPKCKSISWDPKQKICGMYTHTVESFKLEGVSDVTYYDTACGFAESVDAVCGRTGVVGADDLQPYGNKVVEDDDTCLAFCKSDSNCKAVRFNTNGKRCYKYAQPVNAIGVKFKPDVRNVFYDIRCVECPTVVVEY